One region of Limnospira fusiformis SAG 85.79 genomic DNA includes:
- the dndD gene encoding DNA sulfur modification protein DndD produces MIFLELTLQNFGPYRGKQVINLRPQMTGETVSPIVLLGGMNGGGKTTLMDAMRLVFYGARAQCSTRGNIAYPDFLKQAINKHTPPHEMTCVELLFEHILENKQVEFRIQRRWNRHLKNGKDTLGILIDDWPDKGLVETWDERVEDFFPLGISNLFLFDGEQVKELAELDSPPSTVIQAIQSLLGLELAERLSVDLNILVSRKRKELAEVSELATLEAIESKLNEQIADWEEAKLQVVRLDTELQKAHKRERQTRDKFRTEGGKVAQERDQIERQLREEQERLNEKRDRLREMAAAWLPLALIQPLLERGKVQGEKEIREKKARIAREVVAERDRRLLEYLKTLDLGDISLDKVRSFLESESSTSSDDSLQDFWLDMDEITLGQLTSVLEHQLPNQISQTKSFKNELIGIQETIVAKERQLNVAAPPEVYEELLQAVSDAGADVAKVKRDYDQAIIKRDRYEAMVEKTKKELSEYSQVTIDRKNANHIIQTSERVQKTLVQFREKLTLRKLNKLEIEVTECFRYLLHKSDLVHRVVIATQDFSLSLYDPQGQPVPKHRLSAGEKQLLAIAFLWGLARVSGRQLPIAIDTPLGRLDSSHRYNLIERYFPSASHQVILLSTDTEIGEPELKSLRQQEAIAREYLLKYDPKQGHTTIVPGYFINS; encoded by the coding sequence GTGATTTTCCTGGAATTGACTCTGCAAAACTTCGGCCCCTATCGCGGTAAACAAGTTATTAACCTGCGTCCGCAAATGACTGGTGAAACGGTCAGTCCTATTGTCCTACTTGGGGGGATGAATGGAGGCGGAAAAACTACGCTAATGGATGCTATGCGCTTGGTGTTTTATGGTGCGCGCGCCCAATGTTCGACTAGGGGAAATATTGCCTATCCTGATTTCCTCAAACAGGCGATTAATAAACATACCCCACCCCATGAAATGACCTGCGTGGAACTATTATTTGAACATATTTTAGAAAATAAACAGGTGGAATTTCGCATCCAAAGACGCTGGAATAGACATCTAAAAAATGGTAAGGATACGTTGGGTATTTTGATTGATGATTGGCCGGATAAGGGTTTGGTGGAAACTTGGGATGAACGAGTCGAAGATTTCTTTCCTTTGGGAATTTCTAATCTGTTTCTATTTGATGGGGAACAGGTCAAGGAATTGGCGGAATTAGACAGTCCTCCGAGTACGGTTATCCAGGCTATTCAGTCCCTTTTGGGGTTGGAGTTGGCGGAACGTTTATCGGTGGATTTGAATATTTTGGTGAGTCGGAAACGCAAGGAGTTGGCTGAGGTCTCTGAGTTGGCTACTTTGGAAGCAATTGAGTCAAAGTTAAATGAACAAATAGCAGATTGGGAAGAGGCAAAGTTGCAGGTTGTGCGACTTGATACGGAGTTACAAAAAGCCCATAAACGAGAAAGACAAACTCGTGATAAGTTTCGGACTGAAGGGGGTAAGGTAGCCCAGGAAAGAGACCAAATTGAAAGACAATTACGGGAGGAACAAGAGAGGTTAAATGAAAAGCGCGATCGCTTGCGAGAAATGGCGGCTGCTTGGCTACCTTTGGCATTAATTCAGCCTCTGTTAGAGCGGGGAAAAGTGCAGGGGGAAAAGGAAATTAGGGAGAAAAAAGCCAGAATTGCGCGGGAGGTGGTGGCGGAACGCGATCGCCGATTATTGGAGTATTTGAAAACTCTGGATTTGGGCGATATTAGTTTGGATAAGGTTCGGAGTTTTTTGGAGTCGGAGAGTTCCACCAGTTCCGATGATTCTTTACAGGATTTTTGGTTAGATATGGATGAAATTACTCTCGGACAGCTTACCAGTGTTCTCGAACATCAACTCCCTAATCAAATTAGCCAAACCAAGTCTTTTAAAAATGAACTGATAGGCATTCAGGAGACGATTGTAGCTAAGGAAAGACAGCTAAATGTGGCGGCACCCCCGGAGGTTTACGAAGAACTTTTACAGGCGGTTTCTGATGCGGGGGCGGATGTGGCGAAGGTGAAAAGGGATTATGATCAAGCTATAATTAAGCGCGATCGCTATGAGGCTATGGTGGAAAAAACTAAGAAAGAATTGTCCGAATATAGCCAGGTGACTATCGATCGCAAAAATGCCAACCACATTATCCAAACTTCCGAAAGGGTACAAAAAACTTTAGTACAATTTCGGGAAAAGTTGACCCTCCGAAAACTTAATAAGCTGGAAATAGAAGTGACTGAATGCTTCCGCTATCTTCTCCATAAATCAGACCTAGTTCATCGAGTCGTTATTGCTACCCAAGATTTTAGTTTGTCTCTGTATGACCCCCAAGGTCAACCCGTCCCCAAACATCGCTTATCTGCCGGGGAAAAACAACTATTGGCGATCGCTTTTTTGTGGGGTCTGGCGCGGGTTTCTGGTCGCCAGCTTCCTATTGCTATTGATACCCCCCTGGGAAGGCTAGACTCCTCTCACCGCTATAACCTAATTGAACGATATTTTCCCTCCGCCAGCCATCAGGTAATTTTGCTATCTACAGATACAGAAATTGGCGAACCCGAATTAAAAAGCCTCCGACAACAAGAGGCGATCGCCCGTGAATATTTACTTAAATATGACCCCAAACAAGGACACACAACTATTGTACCTGGTTATTTTATCAACAGTTAA
- the dndC gene encoding DNA phosphorothioation system sulfurtransferase DndC, whose protein sequence is MNAEQISLFPDSQNTPNTKIEEFVKSLELLTQEIQELYCLDHIPWVIGYSGGKDSTATLQLIWNAIAQLPPEKRHKTIHVITTDTLVENPVVSAWVKKSLEKMQEAAKIQNMPVQPHLLVPEIAQTYWVSLIGKGYPAPRHKFRWCTVRLKVDPSNRFIRNVVRSSGETIVVLGTRKTESANRAAIMEKRELKRVREHLCPHPHLPSSLLYTPIETWTNDEVWLYLMQFENPWNYSNKDLFTMYRGATADNECPLVIDTSTPSCGDSRFGCWVCTLVSQDKSMEAMILNDEAKEWMQPLLDIRKELDVKNDRDKRDFRRIFGTVQLFERNVDGETSVEPIPGPYKREWREYWLRRVLEAQQQVRKNAPPDMRDITLIQPEELSEIRRIWLEERHEFDDSLPRIYQEVTGEPFEDPRHGGGNAMLGVDEWQILEELSEGDPMYLELMTRLLDTERQYKTMSRRTGIYDTLERCFETSSRSQSEAIANAHYQRDLKQAAKEGKVEDIKKIVNGEKPEPPQQLNWASLKFS, encoded by the coding sequence ATGAATGCTGAACAAATTAGTTTATTTCCAGATAGTCAAAATACGCCAAATACCAAAATTGAAGAATTTGTAAAATCACTAGAATTGTTAACCCAAGAAATTCAAGAACTCTACTGCTTGGATCATATTCCTTGGGTGATAGGTTATTCTGGCGGTAAAGATAGCACAGCCACATTACAACTAATTTGGAATGCGATCGCGCAACTACCCCCAGAAAAACGCCATAAGACAATTCATGTAATCACAACAGATACTCTAGTTGAAAATCCAGTAGTTTCAGCGTGGGTCAAAAAATCTTTAGAAAAAATGCAAGAGGCTGCTAAGATACAAAATATGCCCGTCCAACCTCATTTGCTAGTCCCTGAGATAGCACAGACATACTGGGTAAGTTTAATTGGAAAAGGATATCCAGCACCTCGACATAAATTCCGGTGGTGTACTGTGCGTTTAAAGGTAGATCCATCTAATCGTTTTATCCGTAATGTTGTCCGATCAAGTGGTGAAACAATTGTAGTCTTGGGAACCCGTAAAACAGAAAGTGCTAATCGAGCAGCAATTATGGAAAAGCGAGAATTAAAGCGTGTGAGAGAACATCTATGTCCTCATCCTCATTTACCTAGTTCTTTGCTTTATACTCCTATTGAAACCTGGACAAATGACGAAGTATGGCTGTATTTGATGCAGTTTGAAAACCCTTGGAATTACAGTAATAAAGACTTATTTACAATGTATCGAGGCGCTACAGCAGACAATGAATGTCCCTTAGTTATTGATACCTCAACCCCTAGCTGTGGAGATTCTCGATTTGGCTGTTGGGTTTGTACATTGGTGAGTCAAGATAAATCAATGGAAGCCATGATCCTAAATGATGAAGCTAAAGAGTGGATGCAGCCTCTGTTGGATATTCGTAAGGAATTAGATGTAAAAAATGATCGCGATAAAAGAGACTTCCGGCGGATATTTGGGACAGTGCAATTGTTTGAAAGGAATGTTGACGGAGAAACGTCAGTCGAACCGATACCAGGACCCTATAAACGAGAATGGCGGGAATATTGGTTAAGGCGGGTATTAGAAGCTCAACAACAGGTTCGTAAAAATGCACCGCCTGATATGCGGGATATAACCTTAATTCAACCCGAGGAACTTAGCGAAATTCGGCGGATATGGTTGGAGGAAAGACACGAATTTGATGATAGTTTGCCGAGAATTTATCAAGAGGTGACAGGAGAACCTTTTGAAGACCCTCGCCATGGTGGTGGTAATGCTATGTTGGGTGTGGATGAATGGCAGATTTTGGAGGAACTTAGCGAAGGTGATCCGATGTATTTAGAACTGATGACCAGACTCCTGGATACTGAACGACAGTATAAAACTATGTCGCGGCGTACCGGAATCTATGATACCTTAGAAAGATGCTTTGAAACGAGTTCTCGATCGCAATCAGAAGCGATCGCAAATGCACACTATCAGCGAGACCTGAAACAAGCCGCTAAGGAAGGAAAAGTTGAAGATATCAAAAAAATTGTCAATGGTGAAAAACCGGAACCTCCCCAACAGCTAAACTGGGCGAGTCTCAAATTTAGTTAA
- a CDS encoding HNH endonuclease, whose protein sequence is MFAKLKVSNTRQKGQAPYKPILLLSVIDLISEGLITENEITVSDDLVSAFNKYWKILGNPSYSGGLHYPFFHLKRDNFWHIQFHEEFDGFQPKSLGKLKQAVNYVKVDDELFDFLKNEKTRQELTNILIATWFSNNHEDIESLVNLNEKLAMLDHEQKPTSETPTYHMKKSWIRQAFFRKVVVHIYDYKCAFCGLNISKNCSQNIVDGAHIKPFSQFHNNQINNGISFCKNHHWAFDMGWFSIDSRYRIVIGSNLKETQSMGKQIKEFHGERIFLPSQEKYYPSLESLQWHRYHVFRA, encoded by the coding sequence ATGTTTGCCAAGCTTAAAGTCAGCAATACCCGTCAAAAGGGACAGGCTCCCTATAAGCCTATTTTACTTTTATCAGTTATAGATCTGATATCCGAGGGATTAATTACGGAGAATGAAATCACTGTATCTGATGATTTAGTTAGTGCATTTAACAAATATTGGAAAATTTTAGGTAATCCATCTTACTCAGGCGGACTACATTACCCTTTTTTCCATCTAAAACGAGATAATTTTTGGCACATACAATTTCATGAGGAATTTGATGGTTTTCAGCCTAAGAGTTTAGGAAAACTTAAACAAGCAGTCAATTATGTTAAGGTAGACGATGAGCTTTTTGACTTTCTTAAAAATGAAAAAACTAGACAAGAGTTGACTAACATACTAATTGCAACGTGGTTTTCAAATAACCATGAAGACATAGAATCCTTGGTGAATCTTAATGAAAAGTTAGCCATGCTTGACCATGAACAAAAGCCTACTTCAGAAACGCCTACTTATCACATGAAAAAATCATGGATAAGGCAGGCATTTTTTAGAAAAGTTGTTGTACATATTTATGATTATAAATGTGCTTTTTGCGGCTTAAATATCAGCAAAAATTGTAGTCAAAATATTGTAGATGGCGCACATATTAAGCCCTTTTCTCAATTCCATAACAATCAAATCAATAATGGTATTTCATTTTGCAAAAATCATCACTGGGCATTTGATATGGGCTGGTTTTCTATAGATAGCAGATACAGAATTGTAATTGGCAGTAATTTAAAAGAAACTCAATCTATGGGGAAACAGATTAAAGAATTTCACGGAGAGCGAATATTTTTGCCATCTCAGGAAAAATACTATCCTAGTCTTGAGTCGCTACAATGGCATCGTTACCATGTTTTCAGAGCTTGA
- a CDS encoding DGQHR domain-containing protein — MTIARNPKTEGQPGELGQLLTELLNNSDRILVQPTSMGVTQGYIGAVSLEWAASHIGYASELPLFKSHIDPETQNIERGAETIDAILQRPLDWSRQAILVQYLITHNWDRKFPPLVVVISPHWVDNPQAPQWDKNGQATCSAAQYIPLDEHGKIGILDLSSSVSVFALDGQHRLMGIQGVIELLKTRKIQPYSKLKKPVGEPITWDKLPIVNMHPQDKLAALNHETIGIEFIPAVLAGETRQQAQRRIRSIFVHLNQMAVKLSKGQLAALDENDGFSIVCRQVAVNHPLLKDEPGRKPRINWDSATVATKSTVLTTLQALRDMAELYLGCYPKFRGWKAPQPGLVPYRPEPEELALGTQELMSLFDGLASLPSYQKLTQGMETPDLRRFGFERPPGLGNILFRPVGQIAIAHGIGKVVFHYQQPLETVFKKLVKFDAEGGFNHIEYPQSIWYGVLYDPNKRRVRVAGRSLATDLIVYLLGEITELMDEAMIRKQLAEARTFEKRAINFEGRIVKPREVGLPDPIDL; from the coding sequence ATGACGATCGCAAGGAACCCAAAAACCGAGGGACAGCCAGGGGAACTAGGACAACTGCTAACCGAGTTGTTAAATAATAGCGATCGCATTTTAGTTCAACCGACATCAATGGGAGTCACCCAAGGATATATAGGCGCAGTCAGCCTAGAATGGGCTGCCAGTCACATTGGTTATGCTTCCGAATTACCCCTATTTAAAAGCCACATTGACCCCGAAACCCAAAATATAGAAAGAGGCGCAGAAACCATTGATGCTATACTCCAGCGACCCCTAGACTGGTCACGTCAAGCCATCTTGGTACAATACCTGATTACCCACAATTGGGATCGGAAATTTCCCCCCCTCGTCGTCGTTATTAGTCCCCACTGGGTAGATAACCCGCAAGCACCACAATGGGATAAAAACGGACAAGCTACCTGTTCAGCCGCCCAATATATCCCCTTAGATGAACATGGAAAAATCGGCATCTTAGATTTATCATCTTCCGTCTCTGTCTTTGCTTTAGATGGACAGCATAGACTCATGGGGATTCAGGGAGTCATAGAATTATTAAAAACCCGGAAAATACAACCCTATAGCAAACTCAAAAAGCCTGTCGGTGAACCCATCACTTGGGATAAATTGCCTATAGTAAATATGCACCCACAAGATAAACTAGCCGCCTTAAACCACGAAACCATTGGCATTGAATTTATCCCCGCCGTCTTGGCTGGAGAGACTAGACAGCAAGCACAAAGGCGAATTAGGTCTATTTTTGTACACCTTAATCAAATGGCAGTTAAACTCAGTAAAGGACAGTTAGCCGCCTTAGATGAAAATGATGGCTTTTCTATTGTTTGTCGCCAAGTAGCTGTTAATCATCCCCTACTCAAAGATGAACCCGGACGTAAGCCTCGGATTAACTGGGATAGCGCCACAGTTGCCACCAAATCAACAGTATTAACTACCTTACAAGCCTTACGAGATATGGCGGAATTATATCTAGGTTGTTACCCTAAATTTCGAGGTTGGAAAGCGCCACAACCCGGTTTGGTTCCCTACCGTCCCGAACCCGAAGAGTTGGCATTAGGTACTCAGGAATTAATGAGTTTATTTGATGGTTTGGCGAGTTTACCCAGTTATCAAAAACTTACACAAGGAATGGAAACTCCTGATTTGCGAAGGTTTGGATTTGAACGCCCCCCAGGATTAGGAAATATTTTATTTAGACCCGTGGGACAAATAGCGATCGCTCATGGTATTGGTAAGGTGGTATTTCACTATCAACAACCCTTGGAAACCGTATTTAAAAAGTTAGTTAAATTTGATGCCGAGGGTGGTTTTAATCATATAGAATACCCTCAATCTATATGGTATGGCGTATTATATGATCCCAATAAACGCCGAGTCCGAGTAGCTGGTCGGTCTTTGGCTACTGATTTAATTGTTTATTTACTAGGAGAAATCACCGAATTAATGGATGAGGCAATGATACGCAAACAACTGGCTGAGGCGCGGACTTTTGAAAAACGGGCGATTAATTTTGAGGGTCGGATAGTTAAACCCAGGGAAGTAGGATTACCTGACCCTATAGATTTATGA
- a CDS encoding DNA sulfur modification protein DndB — protein sequence MVNDEPTNKIDHLVAPLDNQYYRERCYLGLMCHQGGRQMIQINVPAQDLPTLLQARPSQGNDPDSGKNRPEIKGHAEEIKDYIIQRVHKNKPWILGTLTANVNPEDIQILDLGRGVCFVIIPRGHKLDITDGQHRKTAIHQLIESDLGKLIGEDDFPITLVLEENFNQCQTDFRDMAQARQLDKSLLVSFGEHSGRIGITKNLVNRVSMFYGKTEKVKKSPSTKQKLIYTNAYIVNLVSCAFTNQPDNDLEDYDVEMASHELTQCLNQFFSECPVTSHIANQSVDELTVEEVANFKEKYLLGFRVGLEILGRLLYMTYDGQQNEFNRSKISQLAQLDWSRESRLWENNVVTIDPNPKNPHKPYKISMGASQVRIAVNIVKAYLGWGSSHPYLS from the coding sequence ATGGTTAATGATGAACCTACCAATAAAATAGACCATTTGGTGGCACCTCTTGATAATCAATACTACCGCGAGAGGTGTTATTTGGGGTTGATGTGTCACCAGGGAGGGCGACAAATGATTCAAATTAATGTCCCAGCCCAAGATTTACCAACTCTCCTACAGGCGCGACCCTCCCAGGGAAATGACCCGGACTCTGGCAAAAATCGACCCGAGATTAAAGGTCATGCTGAGGAAATTAAAGACTATATTATCCAGCGTGTTCATAAAAATAAACCCTGGATTTTGGGAACACTGACAGCTAATGTTAATCCTGAAGATATCCAAATTCTTGACTTGGGTAGAGGCGTGTGTTTTGTGATAATTCCCCGTGGTCATAAGTTAGATATCACTGATGGACAACACCGCAAAACCGCCATTCATCAATTAATTGAAAGTGATTTAGGAAAGTTAATCGGTGAGGATGATTTTCCGATTACTTTGGTTTTGGAGGAGAATTTTAATCAGTGTCAGACCGACTTTAGGGATATGGCGCAAGCCAGACAATTAGATAAATCTTTGCTGGTTTCTTTTGGGGAACATTCCGGTCGCATTGGGATTACCAAAAATTTGGTCAATCGCGTTTCCATGTTTTATGGGAAAACTGAGAAGGTGAAAAAAAGCCCTTCCACTAAGCAGAAGTTGATTTATACTAATGCTTATATTGTGAATTTGGTCAGTTGTGCTTTTACTAATCAGCCGGATAATGACTTAGAAGATTATGATGTAGAAATGGCATCCCATGAATTAACTCAATGTCTGAATCAGTTTTTTTCGGAATGTCCGGTCACATCACATATTGCTAATCAGAGTGTGGATGAATTAACGGTTGAAGAAGTGGCTAATTTTAAGGAAAAATATTTATTAGGTTTTCGGGTGGGTTTGGAAATACTGGGGCGACTGTTATATATGACCTATGACGGTCAGCAAAATGAGTTTAATCGAAGTAAAATATCTCAGTTGGCGCAACTGGACTGGTCGCGGGAGAGTCGTCTATGGGAAAATAATGTGGTCACGATAGATCCTAACCCCAAAAACCCCCATAAACCCTATAAAATTTCCATGGGGGCTAGTCAGGTGAGAATTGCGGTTAATATAGTTAAAGCCTATTTGGGCTGGGGTTCATCTCATCCCTATCTGAGTTAA
- a CDS encoding HAD hydrolase-like protein, whose protein sequence is MIAIFKDILNLMVDRHEKHEKIIIFDFDGTLADTLEVVISITNDLAADFGYSPTTATDLQQLQNLNSWQIIKLSNISLFKIPKLLRRVQQELQNNLGSISLFPGIPEALNDLKNQGCQLSIITSNSPSNVEFVLNRHGVLALFDNLNSESTLFGKHRIINRLLKQQNIPKHQAVYVGDETRDITAAHKSKIKSIAVTWGFNSANVLAKYKPDFMMNQPQDLPPTIASIFPIN, encoded by the coding sequence GTGATAGCCATTTTTAAAGATATCTTAAACCTTATGGTCGATCGCCATGAAAAACATGAAAAAATTATCATATTTGACTTTGATGGGACTTTAGCTGATACCTTGGAAGTGGTGATTAGCATTACCAATGACCTGGCGGCAGATTTTGGATATTCCCCCACCACAGCCACTGATTTACAGCAATTACAAAATCTCAATTCTTGGCAAATTATTAAGCTGTCTAATATCTCCCTATTCAAAATTCCTAAACTCCTGCGCCGAGTCCAGCAGGAATTACAAAATAATCTCGGATCTATTTCTCTATTTCCGGGTATTCCTGAAGCCTTAAACGACCTGAAAAACCAAGGCTGTCAACTATCTATTATCACGTCTAACTCACCAAGTAATGTGGAATTTGTGTTAAACCGACATGGTGTTTTAGCACTTTTTGATAATCTGAATTCCGAGTCAACACTCTTTGGGAAACACCGAATTATTAACCGCCTACTAAAACAGCAAAATATCCCCAAACATCAAGCGGTTTATGTGGGAGATGAAACCAGAGATATCACCGCAGCCCACAAATCGAAAATTAAGAGTATCGCGGTAACTTGGGGGTTTAATTCGGCTAATGTACTGGCTAAATATAAGCCGGATTTTATGATGAATCAACCCCAAGACTTACCCCCAACGATCGCATCTATTTTCCCGATAAATTAG
- a CDS encoding SWIM zinc finger family protein, producing the protein MADYHIENNQEWWTQQWLDILNRYRFKKRLERARNYARQGNVLNIEFTGQRVLAQVQGTQAEPYQVELWLDAFTEEEWGYVIETLSQQAIFSAKLLAGEMPYNIEDVFAKNGLRLFPFNLDEVHSRCSCPDPANPCKHIGAVYYMLGDRFSEDPFVLFQLRGRLKEEIIAKLRNIRGSGGGKKDRKTSKVSPSVKGYEPPVVSEYWQYKQQLESSLVVISPPPGSETVLDVLGPIPLGTTATAADVVMQYLETIYKNVSDRAVLRGFNRESEG; encoded by the coding sequence ATGGCAGATTACCATATAGAAAATAATCAGGAATGGTGGACCCAGCAATGGTTAGACATTCTGAATCGCTATCGGTTTAAGAAACGATTGGAAAGGGCGAGAAATTATGCGAGACAGGGTAATGTTCTCAATATTGAATTTACTGGTCAGCGGGTTCTGGCGCAAGTTCAAGGGACGCAAGCGGAACCTTATCAGGTGGAATTGTGGTTAGATGCTTTTACGGAGGAAGAATGGGGATATGTGATTGAAACATTATCCCAGCAGGCGATTTTTTCGGCGAAGTTGTTAGCGGGGGAAATGCCTTATAATATTGAGGATGTATTTGCTAAAAATGGCTTGCGGCTATTTCCTTTTAATTTGGATGAAGTACACTCTCGGTGTAGTTGTCCAGATCCGGCTAACCCCTGTAAGCATATTGGTGCAGTTTATTATATGTTAGGCGATCGCTTTAGTGAAGATCCATTTGTCTTATTTCAACTGCGGGGACGCTTGAAAGAAGAGATTATCGCTAAATTGCGAAATATACGGGGTTCTGGTGGGGGGAAAAAAGACAGAAAAACCTCCAAAGTATCCCCCTCTGTCAAGGGTTATGAACCTCCTGTGGTGAGTGAATATTGGCAGTATAAACAACAGTTGGAATCTTCTTTAGTCGTGATTTCACCACCTCCAGGAAGCGAGACAGTTTTGGATGTGTTAGGTCCAATTCCTCTGGGGACTACAGCCACGGCGGCGGATGTGGTTATGCAGTATTTAGAAACCATTTATAAAAATGTCAGCGATCGCGCCGTTTTGAGGGGATTCAATCGAGAGTCGGAAGGCTAA
- a CDS encoding SGNH/GDSL hydrolase family protein, translating to MVKILVIVIVGVLGAIALLELGLRVFFGFGNPLIYVSDEEIGYLLAGDQSSRRFGNRIEINQYSMRSHAIAPTPEDNTLRIMLLGDSIANGGWWTDQDDTISAMMTQQLQSQLPVKQVEVLNVSANSWGPPNQLAYVQKFGLFGSQILVLLLNTDDLFARIPNPHIVGRDRNYPDQKPPLALLELFNRYLGRDQPIPPPSRPRPQDVVAYNLDMIRELNAIALQQGAQFLLLMTPLLREIGEPGPKDYELKARSRLQSLTQQENIKFIDFLPPFNSHPDSPSLYRDHIHLSPQGNQLVNELLLEQLNL from the coding sequence ATGGTCAAAATTCTGGTGATAGTGATAGTTGGGGTTCTGGGAGCGATCGCTCTTTTGGAACTAGGGTTACGGGTTTTTTTTGGTTTTGGCAATCCTTTGATTTATGTATCTGATGAGGAGATCGGCTATTTATTGGCTGGTGATCAGAGTAGCAGACGATTTGGCAACCGGATTGAGATTAATCAATATTCTATGCGTTCTCATGCGATCGCCCCTACACCAGAAGATAACACTCTCCGGATCATGTTGTTAGGAGATTCTATTGCTAATGGTGGATGGTGGACTGATCAGGATGACACGATTTCTGCCATGATGACACAACAGCTTCAATCCCAACTACCAGTCAAACAGGTGGAGGTTCTCAATGTTTCTGCTAATTCCTGGGGACCCCCGAATCAATTGGCTTATGTTCAGAAGTTCGGTTTATTTGGTTCTCAGATCTTAGTTTTGCTACTCAATACCGATGATTTGTTTGCTAGAATCCCTAATCCTCACATTGTCGGACGCGATCGCAACTATCCAGACCAAAAACCTCCTTTAGCCTTGTTGGAACTGTTTAACCGCTATTTAGGACGCGATCAGCCTATCCCTCCACCTTCTCGCCCACGTCCCCAGGATGTGGTGGCTTATAACCTAGATATGATTAGAGAGCTAAATGCGATCGCTCTTCAACAGGGGGCTCAATTCCTACTGCTGATGACTCCCCTACTACGAGAAATCGGTGAGCCAGGACCAAAGGACTACGAACTTAAAGCACGCTCACGTCTGCAATCGCTTACCCAACAGGAAAATATTAAATTTATCGATTTTCTCCCACCCTTCAACAGCCACCCCGACTCCCCGAGTCTCTACCGTGACCACATCCATCTGAGTCCCCAAGGTAATCAACTCGTAAATGAATTATTACTTGAGCAACTTAATTTATAG
- a CDS encoding type II toxin-antitoxin system HicA family toxin, translating to MARKLKALGCQELPRRGGGSHRKWLNPNTGQASVLPDWGSRDLKIGTLRSALRQLGIDWDVFNNT from the coding sequence GTGGCCCGAAAACTGAAAGCATTGGGTTGTCAAGAATTGCCCCGGCGCGGGGGTGGCTCTCACCGAAAGTGGTTGAATCCCAACACAGGGCAAGCTTCGGTGTTACCGGATTGGGGAAGTCGCGATCTCAAAATTGGAACTCTACGGTCTGCACTGCGACAACTGGGAATTGATTGGGATGTTTTCAACAACACTTAA
- a CDS encoding type II toxin-antitoxin system HicB family antitoxin: MTSPLLPELLTEGDTAEEALANVQDALAAVVEIYEDLGRTLPPNLCVADADHSVWLETLVVSS, translated from the coding sequence GTGACGTCCCCACTCTTGCCAGAACTTCTGACCGAGGGCGACACCGCCGAGGAAGCCCTCGCCAACGTTCAGGATGCCCTGGCTGCCGTGGTCGAGATTTATGAGGATTTGGGTCGAACTTTACCCCCAAATTTATGTGTTGCCGATGCCGATCATTCTGTGTGGCTAGAAACTTTAGTCGTGAGTTCATGA
- a CDS encoding type II toxin-antitoxin system HicB family antitoxin — protein sequence MNAKSMSTSETKIYNYTVICEKESEGGYHAFCPVLKGCYSQGDNFEEALVNITEAMELYIDSLLEDKEPIPEENLIIKPVQIPR from the coding sequence ATGAATGCAAAGTCCATGTCTACTTCGGAAACAAAAATTTATAATTACACGGTGATTTGTGAAAAAGAATCAGAGGGGGGTTATCATGCTTTTTGTCCGGTTTTGAAAGGGTGTTACAGCCAGGGAGATAATTTTGAGGAAGCCTTGGTAAATATCACCGAAGCAATGGAATTATATATTGATAGTTTGCTTGAGGATAAAGAACCGATACCTGAAGAGAATCTGATCATCAAGCCTGTCCAGATCCCCCGATGA